A single genomic interval of Halomonas sp. GT harbors:
- the rsxB gene encoding electron transport complex subunit RsxB: protein MGDIFSWWGILSAVGVLTGIGITFGALLGMASVRFKGEENPLVEQIDALLPQTQCGQCGYPGCRPYAEAINQGDALNKCPPGGEATIHALADLLGREPVPLDGEAAAEDTVAFIREAECIGCTKCIQACPVDAIIGAAKQMHTVIEDECTGCDLCVAPCPVDCIDMLPRSKPLNQWQPVVTTAPLIASDRQLTRSQHAGL, encoded by the coding sequence ATGGGAGACATATTTTCTTGGTGGGGCATTCTCAGTGCAGTGGGTGTGTTGACAGGAATTGGAATAACGTTTGGGGCACTACTGGGTATGGCCAGTGTGCGCTTCAAAGGGGAAGAGAACCCGTTAGTAGAACAGATTGATGCACTCTTACCACAAACCCAATGTGGCCAGTGTGGCTACCCAGGCTGTCGGCCGTATGCGGAAGCCATCAATCAGGGCGATGCGTTGAATAAGTGCCCGCCTGGCGGCGAAGCGACTATTCACGCATTAGCAGACTTATTAGGCCGAGAGCCTGTGCCACTGGATGGCGAAGCAGCTGCCGAAGATACCGTCGCATTTATTCGTGAAGCCGAGTGCATTGGCTGCACTAAGTGCATTCAAGCATGCCCGGTAGATGCCATTATTGGCGCTGCAAAGCAAATGCATACAGTGATAGAAGATGAATGCACTGGCTGTGATTTGTGCGTTGCGCCCTGCCCCGTAGACTGCATTGATATGTTGCCCAGAAGCAAGCCCCTCAACCAATGGCAACCTGTCGTCACCACCGCACCTTTAATCGCCAGCGATCGCCAGCTAACCAGGAGCCAGCATGCCGGCCTATGA
- the rsxC gene encoding electron transport complex subunit RsxC has protein sequence MPAYEFPGGITPPERKDRSNQSPLRNAALPTQVTLPLKQHSGNPAIPCVAIDDRVQVGSLIAQRDGMVSSNLHASVSGTVTHISENAITIDADGLDRWQVLPSLDWRSEDHQTIIARLDSCGLVGLGGAGFPAYIKAQIADHHRIDTLVVNAAECEPYITADDLALRRYPTDIMEGAQMVARLCGAHQIVVGIEDNKPEAIHALREALSHFQKSDCQHPVSITMKVIETRYPSGGERQLIKKLLNLDVPSGGLPADVGVLCHNPGTLLAALYAVRDGKPLVERIVTLTGDAISKPGNYWVRLGTSVETLLQQVGVANQQLHQVIVGGPMMGLPLSTLDAPVIKTTNCLIAATREELPPTPSESPCIRCGACESACPVQLLPQQLHWYARAENDGTLEKLHLFDCIECGACSYVCPSYIPLVQEYRSAKQRIRIKRIETAKADHAKHRFEFRQARLAREDAEKQARRQARQAQSRQMSGSSKVADSATPVVDLRSLRIAQTAAKAAVRKAEKTLARAAAQDPSQRHDDLETQLATAQENLKAADTRLAEARATMAQQESP, from the coding sequence ATGCCGGCCTATGAATTTCCGGGCGGCATTACGCCGCCCGAACGAAAAGATCGCTCGAACCAATCGCCGCTTCGCAACGCGGCTCTGCCTACCCAAGTAACACTTCCGCTCAAACAGCATTCGGGTAACCCCGCGATCCCCTGTGTTGCTATCGATGATAGGGTTCAGGTGGGTAGCCTAATTGCCCAGCGAGACGGCATGGTATCGTCTAACTTGCACGCCAGTGTTAGTGGGACAGTGACTCACATTAGTGAGAACGCCATCACCATCGACGCCGATGGCTTAGATCGCTGGCAAGTGCTGCCCTCTCTTGACTGGCGTAGCGAAGACCACCAAACGATCATTGCGAGACTAGACAGCTGCGGGCTAGTGGGCCTTGGTGGTGCAGGCTTTCCCGCTTATATCAAAGCCCAAATAGCCGATCATCATCGCATTGATACACTTGTCGTCAACGCCGCCGAATGCGAGCCGTATATCACAGCAGACGACTTGGCTCTTCGCCGCTATCCAACTGACATAATGGAAGGCGCGCAAATGGTCGCAAGGCTCTGCGGCGCACATCAAATTGTGGTGGGTATTGAAGATAACAAGCCCGAAGCGATCCATGCATTAAGAGAGGCGCTTTCTCACTTTCAAAAGTCTGACTGCCAGCATCCAGTGAGCATAACGATGAAGGTCATAGAGACCCGTTATCCCAGCGGTGGTGAGCGCCAATTGATCAAGAAATTGCTTAACCTTGATGTTCCCAGTGGCGGCCTTCCCGCCGATGTCGGTGTCCTCTGCCATAATCCCGGAACACTGTTGGCAGCGTTGTACGCGGTGCGTGATGGTAAACCGTTGGTCGAGCGAATCGTCACCTTAACGGGAGACGCCATCAGCAAACCAGGCAACTACTGGGTGCGCCTTGGCACATCTGTTGAAACGCTGCTTCAGCAGGTAGGGGTAGCAAACCAACAACTTCATCAAGTCATTGTGGGCGGCCCGATGATGGGCTTACCGCTCTCAACACTTGATGCGCCGGTGATCAAAACGACAAACTGCTTAATCGCAGCCACTCGTGAAGAACTTCCTCCTACCCCCAGTGAATCTCCTTGCATTCGCTGTGGCGCTTGTGAAAGCGCATGCCCTGTTCAGCTTCTTCCACAACAGCTGCATTGGTATGCCCGTGCAGAGAACGATGGCACATTGGAGAAACTTCACTTATTTGATTGTATTGAGTGCGGTGCCTGCAGTTATGTTTGCCCTAGTTATATTCCATTAGTGCAAGAGTATCGTTCAGCAAAGCAGCGTATTCGCATTAAGCGCATTGAGACTGCCAAAGCCGATCACGCTAAACATCGATTTGAATTTCGACAGGCTCGACTGGCGCGCGAGGATGCCGAGAAGCAAGCTCGCCGCCAAGCCAGACAGGCACAAAGCCGTCAGATGTCAGGTAGCTCAAAGGTAGCCGACAGTGCCACGCCAGTGGTTGATTTGCGCAGCTTGCGCATTGCTCAGACCGCCGCGAAAGCGGCAGTGAGAAAAGCTGAAAAAACCCTCGCAAGGGCCGCAGCACAAGACCCAAGCCAGCGCCACGATGATTTAGAAACTCAACTGGCCACCGCCCAAGAAAACCTTAAGGCAGCTGATACTCGGCTGGCTGAAGCTCGCGCCACGATGGCACAACAGGAATCGCCATGA
- a CDS encoding RnfABCDGE type electron transport complex subunit D — protein sequence MSMMHASQLTTKSLTPTAHLMRWVIVATVPGLAAMTFYFGLGVISNVLLAALFALGAEALVLKLRQRPLQPALRDSSAVLTGVLLGASLPPASPWWLIGIGVIAAIVVAKQLYGGLGQNPFNPAMVGYALLLVSFPTYMTLWSPPQPFISENLWPQITGTLSASTLDALSGATPLDAFKHKGETVLASEFWASQPLPEGTLNAWRNIALAWLAGGLLLIAKRIISWHIPASMLASMAVLATLFYASDPSHFASPLFHLTTGAAMFGAFFIVTDPVSAATSRRGKLLFGAGIGALVMIIRTFGGYPDAVAFAVLLMNLCVPLLDIYTVPRPTGQPKSQQHVKHGDSP from the coding sequence ATGAGCATGATGCACGCCTCACAGCTAACGACTAAGTCATTAACACCCACCGCCCATCTGATGCGATGGGTGATCGTCGCCACCGTGCCTGGGCTTGCCGCAATGACGTTTTACTTCGGCCTGGGCGTTATTAGTAATGTGCTTTTAGCAGCCCTGTTTGCACTCGGCGCAGAAGCGCTGGTGTTAAAACTTCGCCAGCGCCCGTTACAGCCTGCGCTTAGAGATTCAAGTGCAGTATTAACCGGCGTACTGTTAGGTGCATCGCTACCACCTGCTAGCCCCTGGTGGCTCATTGGGATAGGCGTTATTGCGGCCATCGTGGTTGCTAAACAACTGTATGGCGGTCTAGGCCAAAACCCTTTCAACCCCGCCATGGTGGGTTACGCGCTGTTATTAGTGTCGTTCCCCACGTATATGACGTTATGGTCACCTCCGCAGCCATTTATCTCTGAAAACCTATGGCCCCAGATAACTGGTACCTTATCGGCTTCCACACTTGATGCGCTAAGTGGTGCTACGCCGCTAGATGCCTTTAAACATAAAGGTGAAACGGTACTGGCCAGCGAATTTTGGGCTAGTCAGCCTTTACCTGAAGGGACATTGAACGCTTGGCGCAACATCGCGCTAGCCTGGTTAGCAGGTGGACTGCTATTAATTGCCAAACGAATTATCAGTTGGCACATCCCTGCTTCGATGCTTGCTAGCATGGCAGTGCTCGCCACGCTTTTTTATGCCAGCGACCCAAGCCACTTCGCTTCACCACTGTTTCACCTAACCACAGGTGCAGCAATGTTCGGTGCATTTTTCATTGTCACTGATCCCGTCTCGGCAGCGACTAGCCGCCGAGGAAAACTGCTTTTTGGCGCGGGCATTGGCGCGCTGGTCATGATTATTCGCACGTTTGGCGGCTACCCCGATGCGGTGGCATTTGCTGTTTTACTGATGAACTTATGTGTTCCACTACTGGATATCTATACTGTGCCACGCCCTACGGGCCAACCTAAATCACAGCAGCATGTAAAGCACGGTGACTCACCATGA
- the rsxG gene encoding electron transport complex subunit RsxG — protein sequence MTPKQAMLRGAFALGMFSLVTAGSVALTRAVTAERIADHQLAYQHRQLQAVLPAALTDTAVQTVLDGVFKLPDPEQLGHREPQYGWYVQRDHQRVVILPVVTRQGYNGEIRLLVGIDQQQRITGVRVTQHQETPGLGDDIEHQRSDWITEFNGLSLNSLPLGGWAVRKDGGHFDAFTGATITPRAVVNAVQRALSYVAENAAKTELPITFEESIQ from the coding sequence ATGACACCCAAACAAGCCATGCTTCGCGGCGCTTTTGCCTTAGGAATGTTCTCATTAGTCACTGCAGGCAGCGTTGCGTTGACCCGAGCGGTGACTGCCGAGCGTATCGCTGATCATCAGCTAGCCTATCAACACCGCCAATTGCAGGCTGTACTACCTGCCGCATTAACAGATACAGCGGTTCAAACGGTTTTAGATGGCGTATTCAAGCTTCCTGACCCGGAACAATTGGGGCACCGCGAACCTCAATATGGATGGTACGTCCAGCGCGATCATCAGCGGGTCGTCATCCTGCCAGTCGTTACTCGCCAAGGTTACAATGGCGAAATTCGGCTACTGGTGGGCATTGACCAACAGCAACGCATTACCGGTGTACGCGTTACCCAACACCAAGAAACCCCTGGGCTTGGAGATGACATTGAGCACCAGCGAAGTGACTGGATAACCGAGTTTAATGGCTTGAGTTTAAACAGCCTGCCTCTGGGTGGATGGGCAGTACGTAAAGATGGTGGCCACTTTGACGCATTTACAGGCGCCACCATTACGCCACGTGCAGTCGTTAACGCCGTACAGCGTGCACTGAGCTATGTCGCCGAAAACGCCGCTAAAACAGAACTCCCTATCACTTTTGAAGAGTCTATCCAATGA
- a CDS encoding electron transport complex subunit E has product MSQWRELARNGLWSNNPALVQLLGLCPLLAVSGSVVNALGLAFATLLVMVGASTTISLIRHQVPSAVRLPAFVMVIAAFVTCAELLMAAFAYSLYQVLGIFIPLIVTNCAILGRADAFASRQPVLPAAIDGFMMGLGFGAVLVLLGALRELLGQGTLFSDMTLLFGPVATNWQLTFVDDYQFLFFVLPPGAFFVAGLLIALKNVLDQRRSARAQPAQTAPRIDRRVRVTGTIK; this is encoded by the coding sequence ATGAGTCAGTGGCGCGAACTAGCTCGAAACGGGCTATGGTCAAATAACCCGGCTCTCGTTCAATTACTGGGGCTATGCCCTTTGCTGGCAGTCAGTGGTAGCGTCGTCAATGCACTCGGACTGGCATTCGCCACCCTGCTTGTCATGGTCGGCGCCAGCACCACCATTTCGTTGATTCGCCACCAGGTTCCCAGCGCAGTAAGACTACCCGCCTTTGTCATGGTGATTGCCGCCTTTGTTACCTGTGCTGAGCTTTTAATGGCTGCATTTGCCTATTCGCTTTACCAAGTATTGGGGATCTTTATTCCGCTGATTGTTACTAACTGCGCCATTTTAGGGCGTGCAGATGCGTTCGCTTCCCGCCAGCCAGTACTACCAGCTGCCATCGATGGCTTTATGATGGGCCTGGGGTTCGGTGCCGTATTAGTTTTGCTAGGAGCACTACGCGAATTGCTTGGGCAAGGCACGCTGTTTAGCGATATGACGCTGCTATTTGGGCCTGTGGCTACCAACTGGCAACTCACCTTCGTAGATGATTATCAGTTTTTGTTTTTCGTGCTGCCGCCCGGGGCTTTTTTCGTTGCGGGGCTATTGATTGCGTTAAAGAATGTGCTTGATCAACGCCGTAGCGCTCGCGCGCAGCCTGCTCAAACAGCGCCCCGAATAGATCGTCGAGTACGTGTTACTGGCACTATCAAATAA
- the nth gene encoding endonuclease III → MNAQKRHEIFARLQAENPHPTTELNWSTPFELLAAVLLSAQATDVGVNKATDKLFPVANTPQGVIDLGIDGLKSYIKTIGLFNTKAENLMKTCHLLINQHGGEVPKTRKALEALPGVGRKTANVILNTAFGQPTIAVDTHIFRVSNRTGIAKGKDVVEVEQKLLRHVPNAFKQDAHHWLILHGRYTCIARKPRCGSCIIEDLCDYKDKTELA, encoded by the coding sequence ATGAATGCCCAAAAGCGTCATGAAATTTTTGCTCGTCTACAGGCAGAGAATCCTCATCCAACGACTGAGCTAAACTGGAGTACGCCCTTTGAACTGCTGGCCGCGGTGCTGCTGTCTGCTCAAGCGACGGACGTTGGTGTTAACAAGGCCACTGACAAACTTTTCCCTGTGGCCAATACGCCTCAAGGGGTTATTGATCTGGGTATCGATGGGCTAAAGAGTTACATCAAAACTATTGGGCTGTTTAACACTAAAGCCGAAAACCTGATGAAAACCTGTCACTTGCTGATCAATCAACATGGTGGCGAAGTACCTAAAACGCGTAAGGCGCTGGAAGCCTTGCCTGGGGTTGGGCGAAAAACCGCCAATGTGATCCTAAACACTGCATTTGGCCAGCCCACCATCGCCGTAGACACGCACATTTTTCGAGTTTCTAACCGCACGGGTATCGCCAAAGGCAAAGATGTCGTTGAGGTTGAGCAAAAGCTACTACGCCATGTTCCAAATGCATTTAAACAGGACGCCCACCACTGGCTGATTCTTCATGGGCGCTATACATGCATCGCACGCAAACCACGCTGCGGCAGCTGCATTATTGAAGACCTGTGCGACTATAAAGACAAAACCGAACTTGCTTAA
- a CDS encoding tRNA-queuosine alpha-mannosyltransferase domain-containing protein, which translates to MRVLLLSAYEAVSHRYWAQSLMTEVNNVSWTLLSLPPRHFSWRIRGNPLSWWLKEYETLSEPYEVVLATSMVDIATLVGLFPHLGRARKIVYFHENQFAYPESSDQTSQVEAKMVNLYAALAADTLVFNTAYNRDSFFDGARRFLKKMPENLPAAKPLERLRQQSNVLPVPIMPLAASPQANPHPRRIIWNHRWEYDKNPNDFFAVLFKLSEQQVPFELAVLGQRFRDVPAIFEEAEERLASHTICWGPQPESEYRALLTGGGIVVSTTWHEFQGLAIMEAAQRGAIPLVPDRLCFPELYPNDYRFDGTQEGLYQRLHAWLTDPASQPTLLNTQPWQWPEWRRAYRALLMGH; encoded by the coding sequence ATGCGCGTTTTATTGTTGTCTGCTTATGAGGCTGTTAGTCATCGCTATTGGGCACAGAGTCTGATGACAGAAGTAAATAATGTCTCTTGGACGTTGCTTAGCTTGCCGCCACGCCATTTCTCGTGGCGAATCCGCGGTAATCCACTGAGTTGGTGGTTAAAAGAGTATGAGACACTCAGTGAACCCTATGAGGTTGTGTTAGCCACTTCGATGGTTGATATTGCCACGCTCGTTGGCTTATTCCCTCATTTAGGGCGTGCCAGAAAGATTGTTTACTTTCATGAAAACCAGTTTGCCTACCCAGAGTCTAGCGATCAAACTTCCCAGGTAGAGGCCAAAATGGTTAATTTGTACGCGGCGTTGGCGGCGGATACGTTGGTGTTTAATACTGCCTACAACCGTGACTCTTTTTTCGACGGCGCGCGGCGGTTCTTAAAAAAGATGCCTGAAAACCTGCCAGCAGCTAAACCGTTAGAGCGTTTACGCCAACAGTCAAACGTGTTGCCTGTGCCAATAATGCCGCTAGCGGCTTCTCCTCAGGCAAACCCACACCCACGGCGGATTATTTGGAATCATCGTTGGGAGTACGATAAAAATCCCAACGATTTCTTTGCAGTACTGTTCAAACTGAGTGAGCAGCAGGTTCCTTTTGAACTAGCGGTGCTTGGGCAGCGATTTCGTGATGTACCCGCTATTTTTGAAGAGGCAGAAGAGCGCTTGGCGTCGCACACAATTTGCTGGGGGCCACAGCCAGAATCGGAGTACCGAGCATTGCTCACCGGCGGTGGTATTGTGGTCTCAACCACGTGGCACGAGTTCCAAGGCTTAGCCATTATGGAAGCCGCTCAGCGCGGGGCGATTCCGCTAGTGCCAGACAGGCTGTGTTTCCCCGAATTATACCCGAATGACTATCGCTTTGATGGCACGCAAGAGGGGCTTTACCAACGACTCCACGCTTGGTTAACCGATCCCGCTAGCCAACCAACACTGTTGAATACTCAGCCGTGGCAGTGGCCTGAATGGCGTCGCGCTTATCGTGCGCTTTTGATGGGGCATTGA
- a CDS encoding response regulator transcription factor has protein sequence MAKVLVVDDEPNIVLSLEFLMEQAGFQVVTAYDGEAALERINDSAPDLLLLDISLPGISGFDVLEHLRRSEATAQLPVIMLTAHGRDIEREKGLALGADDYITKPFSTQSLIEKVKSLLNGNPQ, from the coding sequence ATGGCCAAAGTACTCGTGGTCGACGACGAGCCCAATATTGTACTGTCTCTGGAATTTTTAATGGAGCAGGCAGGCTTTCAAGTTGTCACCGCCTACGACGGAGAAGCAGCACTTGAACGTATCAACGATTCAGCCCCCGACCTGCTGCTGCTTGACATCAGCCTGCCTGGCATCAGCGGTTTTGATGTACTAGAGCATCTTCGCCGTTCAGAAGCGACTGCCCAACTGCCGGTCATTATGCTGACCGCACATGGACGAGATATCGAACGCGAGAAAGGCTTAGCGCTAGGGGCTGATGACTACATTACCAAACCTTTTTCGACCCAGTCGTTAATTGAAAAAGTTAAATCACTGCTCAATGGTAACCCGCAATGA
- a CDS encoding 3'-5' exonuclease translates to MTRDGLPKRQRLIGLWLLLSGISLLGGAIFAAWLDAQLSPTGPTRLALWLGSFSGGATIFLVGLLLERMLFTPLRHLQVQLARLVANPDARDEHPPEGWLKGLGPDLRRVRESWRIDRNQLATAHADGARSAAKIRRELETLLQVLETPLLLCDHHRRLMLFNQAAEDFFVDNTALGLGKRLEALLPVASLQQALSQLPADGSPRELLAPCDNRWLKVVLRRVPGSDGETLLTFSDATASWSNEMGVRAELATKLPLLRQHTASLTSAADALIQLRHNGSDNPTLRQRFEQVIQEESATLGNNVGQIGQLLDDLQHQGERLTPMWSNDFWQALDERLDPAHRLITPVGMPAWFKGDAPALIVLFDSLVKHLNSHLPVSHFEGEICLGNKRVYLDLIWRGSPLPEHELAKWRRQPLPSLPLNPLVSDVLRQHASDIWSLADDDAVHARLRLPLPAMERVGAPRETAPPRPEFHDFGIADLPPPDEELANRSLRSLEVVAFDTETTGLELRRGDTVISLGACRVVNARLLASEVFDQKVDPKRPIPPNSTAIHGLTDADVAGAPPLDIVLTRFRDYVGEAVLLAHNAAFDMLAITNKGVVFDLPVIDTLLISRALDEALDGHDLDTLAQRYDLTFPPGTRHTALGDARVTAELWLALLPRLEARGVDTLEQLLALQANAFDRQDASAS, encoded by the coding sequence ATGACCCGTGACGGGCTCCCTAAACGTCAGCGACTCATTGGCCTATGGCTGCTACTGAGTGGTATCAGTTTGCTGGGGGGCGCTATTTTTGCTGCGTGGCTGGATGCTCAGCTTTCTCCAACTGGCCCTACCCGTTTAGCACTCTGGCTGGGCAGCTTTTCCGGCGGCGCGACAATTTTTTTAGTTGGACTGCTGCTAGAACGCATGCTGTTCACTCCTCTACGCCATTTACAGGTTCAGCTAGCTAGATTAGTGGCAAACCCAGATGCGCGTGACGAACACCCGCCAGAAGGCTGGCTGAAAGGGCTTGGCCCTGACCTGCGAAGGGTGCGTGAGAGTTGGCGCATTGACCGCAATCAATTAGCCACGGCTCATGCAGATGGCGCACGTAGCGCCGCAAAAATACGTCGTGAATTAGAAACGCTACTGCAAGTACTCGAAACTCCCTTATTGCTATGTGACCACCACCGCCGCTTGATGCTATTCAATCAAGCCGCTGAAGACTTCTTTGTCGATAATACGGCACTGGGCTTAGGCAAACGCTTAGAGGCGCTGCTGCCCGTTGCCAGCCTGCAACAAGCGCTTAGTCAACTACCAGCGGATGGTTCGCCCCGTGAACTGCTTGCCCCCTGTGATAACCGCTGGTTAAAAGTTGTGCTACGCCGAGTTCCTGGCAGTGACGGGGAAACACTACTAACGTTTAGCGATGCAACCGCGTCCTGGTCAAATGAAATGGGTGTCAGAGCCGAGCTCGCTACCAAGCTCCCCCTACTACGCCAACATACGGCAAGCCTAACCAGTGCGGCGGATGCACTCATACAACTGCGCCACAATGGCTCGGATAACCCCACATTACGCCAGCGGTTCGAACAGGTAATTCAAGAAGAGAGTGCCACTCTTGGAAATAATGTCGGTCAAATCGGACAGCTATTGGACGACTTACAACACCAAGGTGAGCGCTTGACGCCCATGTGGTCGAATGATTTTTGGCAAGCCTTGGATGAACGCTTAGATCCAGCGCATCGACTCATCACCCCCGTTGGCATGCCTGCATGGTTTAAAGGCGACGCACCGGCACTGATTGTTCTTTTTGATTCCTTAGTGAAGCATCTTAATTCTCACCTTCCGGTTAGCCATTTTGAAGGTGAAATATGCCTTGGCAACAAGCGTGTTTATTTGGACTTAATTTGGCGAGGCAGCCCCTTACCAGAGCATGAGCTAGCGAAATGGCGTCGCCAACCCCTGCCGTCGCTACCACTTAATCCGCTGGTGTCTGACGTACTGCGTCAGCATGCGAGCGATATTTGGAGCCTTGCAGACGATGATGCTGTTCATGCGCGCCTGCGCCTGCCGCTACCAGCAATGGAGCGCGTTGGAGCGCCTCGAGAAACCGCTCCTCCGCGACCAGAGTTCCATGATTTCGGCATTGCAGACTTGCCCCCACCCGATGAGGAATTGGCTAACCGCTCGTTGCGTAGCCTTGAGGTGGTTGCATTTGATACTGAGACCACAGGCCTTGAGCTTCGCCGAGGGGATACGGTGATTAGCCTAGGGGCTTGTCGGGTGGTTAACGCTCGCCTGTTGGCCAGCGAAGTTTTTGATCAAAAGGTAGATCCAAAACGTCCTATACCTCCTAACAGTACGGCGATACACGGTTTAACTGATGCTGATGTAGCCGGCGCACCGCCCCTTGATATTGTCCTAACGCGCTTTCGAGATTACGTCGGTGAAGCGGTTCTATTAGCGCATAATGCCGCGTTTGATATGCTCGCCATTACTAACAAAGGGGTTGTATTTGATTTGCCTGTCATTGATACCTTATTGATATCAAGAGCATTAGACGAAGCGCTAGATGGGCATGATTTAGATACGTTAGCACAACGATACGACCTTACGTTTCCACCTGGCACTCGCCACACGGCGCTTGGAGATGCCCGTGTAACCGCTGAATTATGGCTAGCGTTGTTACCCCGGCTTGAAGCACGTGGCGTGGACACGTTAGAGCAGTTGCTAGCTCTGCAGGCCAATGCATTTGATCGCCAGGATGCCAGCGCCTCATGA